The Neobacillus sp. OS1-2 genome includes a window with the following:
- a CDS encoding cell wall-binding repeat-containing protein, giving the protein MNKKELPFLKFLLAVLLVFTVSAPAYANSALIPDPNLDEAIKYSMDLYEDEDYTVEDLNDLDGIWGYEQNISSLSGLENAKNLEYLNLANNNITDISPLKNLTKLSSLVLSSNNITDISPLKNLNQLSGLDLSYNHIKDISALASLSVTGSVYFDLDLSNNEITSLDALKNLKNLNSLYAANNNISSISSLSGLTNIQYLDLSSNHLSSLQGLTVTKEVYYYYNLSDNELTNISNLANVTQGEFLLEGNLITDLSPLQNMTFGALYLTGNPLNSNSLAIIEKLRKRNVFVDYAPTPGREIERVSGSTRYSTAVEISKQGWNTADTVIIARGDDFPDALAGASLAYKLDAPILLTNKDVLSVETATEIKRLKASKAIILGGTSAVSAPVEANLKALNMTTERIAGSNRFETAKLIAERLGGNPDTAIVAYGYDFPDALSVASYAAKNGYPILLTNKEALPKETSDSLIGKAKTIVIGGEGVISNQVYTKIPGAQRITGENRYATGANLINTLKLSTDKVFVANGRGFADALTGSVLVARENASLLLVEKNYVPAEIGQVISKNRVNHVTVLGGEEAVSMSTTNEIETLPSR; this is encoded by the coding sequence ATGAACAAAAAGGAATTACCATTTTTAAAGTTTTTACTAGCAGTACTTTTAGTCTTTACTGTAAGCGCGCCTGCCTATGCAAACAGCGCACTTATTCCCGATCCCAATTTAGATGAAGCGATTAAGTACAGTATGGATCTTTATGAGGATGAAGATTATACAGTAGAAGACCTTAATGACTTAGATGGAATTTGGGGATATGAACAGAATATTTCAAGTCTATCAGGATTAGAAAATGCCAAAAACTTAGAGTATTTAAATCTGGCTAATAATAATATAACAGATATCAGCCCATTAAAAAATCTTACTAAATTGTCCAGCCTTGTTTTAAGCTCTAATAACATAACAGATATCAGTCCATTAAAAAATCTTAATCAATTATCTGGTCTTGATCTAAGCTATAACCATATCAAAGATATTTCAGCTTTAGCTTCTTTGTCGGTTACTGGATCAGTTTACTTCGATCTGGATCTAAGTAATAATGAGATTACAAGTTTGGATGCTTTAAAGAATCTAAAGAATTTAAATAGTCTTTATGCAGCCAACAACAATATTAGTTCCATTTCTTCATTATCCGGTTTGACAAACATTCAATATTTAGATTTAAGCTCTAACCACTTAAGTTCATTACAGGGTCTTACCGTTACCAAGGAAGTTTACTATTACTATAATTTGAGTGATAACGAGTTAACAAATATCTCAAATTTAGCAAATGTTACCCAAGGTGAATTTCTTTTGGAAGGGAATCTCATTACGGATCTTTCACCATTGCAAAATATGACATTTGGAGCGTTATACTTAACAGGAAATCCATTAAATAGCAATTCCTTAGCTATTATTGAAAAGTTAAGAAAACGCAATGTTTTTGTTGATTACGCCCCAACTCCAGGTAGGGAAATTGAACGCGTATCAGGAAGTACTCGTTATTCCACGGCAGTTGAAATTTCTAAACAAGGATGGAATACAGCTGATACTGTTATTATTGCACGAGGTGATGATTTCCCAGATGCTTTGGCAGGTGCTTCATTAGCCTATAAATTGGATGCGCCAATATTATTAACAAATAAGGATGTACTTTCTGTCGAAACAGCAACTGAAATAAAGAGACTTAAAGCATCAAAGGCGATTATTTTAGGTGGAACAAGTGCGGTTTCTGCTCCTGTTGAAGCTAACCTTAAGGCATTGAATATGACAACGGAAAGAATTGCCGGAAGCAATCGCTTTGAAACGGCAAAACTTATTGCAGAGAGATTAGGTGGAAATCCTGATACTGCGATTGTTGCCTACGGTTATGATTTTCCAGATGCACTATCTGTAGCCTCTTATGCGGCAAAAAATGGTTATCCTATTCTATTAACAAATAAAGAAGCTTTGCCAAAGGAAACAAGTGACTCACTAATCGGTAAAGCGAAAACGATTGTAATCGGCGGCGAAGGGGTTATTAGTAATCAAGTATATACTAAAATACCTGGTGCACAACGGATCACCGGTGAAAATCGATATGCTACTGGTGCTAACCTTATCAATACATTAAAATTGAGCACGGACAAGGTTTTTGTGGCTAACGGCAGAGGATTTGCAGACGCATTAACTGGTTCCGTTTTAGTTGCAAGAGAAAATGCATCATTACTATTGGTTGAAAAGAATTACGTTCCGGCTGAAATTGGACAAGTGATTTCGAAAAACCGAGTGAATCATGTTACTGTGTTAGGTGGAGAAGAGGCAGTAAGTATGTCGACGACCAATGAAATTGAAACATTACCATCTAGGTAG
- a CDS encoding O-antigen ligase family protein → MRLLLFVCFGLFFFFTPFMRGLFFDKDFYALQIGLYVIFLLTFLFLALKKELPRILYPFVLIVFPIILGFSYFHAATPLGAINEILRWTAYCCYFFLVCYICMERNYKQLVYYIVLITGFTIAVFSLCGYTGMIDFPDIVVADRLAGTLQYPNTFAVLMAALWLFSLNQLSNKDLNKVEFYLLGVVVIPVFVSFLLAESRAALLFIPLVWIIGLFMHSLKKQLVYLIISLVSIMISCILYFISPIKSGWLLGYVAAGVIVFVSSLIAIRKLSNHYMRTALFKKLESSKMSRFGLPIIIAICTCLVILDFVFHGIVYSILPERVQSISLNSDTFTERMVMAKDALRASKDSLLVGFGGQGWSVLFTDYQSLPYQANNIHNGYLEWLINSGVIGLLVFIGIFVFLIIKMMKKRSSKERTPMQMSVFLAVLMIFIHSSVDFNFSFGTVWFVLLTLLALGLPPNESGKNTRTPTILIQLTEGLLISFVLLSLTISYRFFMSNQLFSQTVDPESVNSKQGLLTKSVQYNPYDIEKWNALGMSLLADKDSGSNEAAGKIAQKIVSLEGSNSTATLYAVNLFEKTGMKLSAIRYLNRAIELDKFNILVREKDIQLTTEMALQQLNQREKANSIKLAKVVIAQYDKIELDVKELQRKLPSDRFNGRKFHSSENIKYFTALSYFIMGNYGDVSKLANPLLSTKNNQIKSKAAALVFVANELNNSDNNEIISRKIKNDLEFQSNVKELKELASVGKTN, encoded by the coding sequence ATGCGACTACTATTGTTTGTTTGTTTTGGATTGTTTTTCTTTTTTACCCCTTTTATGAGAGGCCTATTCTTTGATAAGGATTTTTATGCCCTTCAAATTGGATTGTATGTGATATTTTTACTAACCTTTTTATTTTTAGCATTAAAAAAAGAACTTCCTCGGATTCTATATCCATTTGTTTTAATCGTTTTCCCGATCATATTAGGATTTTCCTATTTTCATGCAGCCACTCCATTAGGTGCAATCAATGAAATATTAAGATGGACTGCGTATTGTTGCTATTTCTTTTTAGTCTGCTATATCTGTATGGAACGAAACTATAAACAATTAGTTTACTATATCGTTTTGATAACAGGATTCACCATTGCTGTCTTTTCACTTTGCGGATATACGGGAATGATTGACTTTCCTGACATTGTTGTAGCTGATCGGTTAGCTGGAACACTGCAGTATCCCAATACTTTTGCGGTCCTAATGGCTGCATTATGGCTATTTTCATTAAACCAACTGAGTAATAAAGATTTGAACAAAGTTGAGTTCTACCTTTTAGGTGTAGTAGTAATCCCAGTTTTTGTGTCCTTTCTTTTAGCAGAGTCTCGAGCGGCTTTGTTGTTCATACCTCTAGTTTGGATCATAGGATTATTTATGCATAGCCTAAAAAAACAGCTTGTTTATCTAATCATTTCATTGGTTTCGATAATGATTAGCTGCATTCTTTATTTTATAAGTCCTATAAAAAGTGGGTGGCTTTTGGGATATGTAGCTGCCGGAGTAATTGTTTTCGTTAGTTCCTTGATTGCCATTAGAAAATTATCGAATCATTACATGCGCACTGCTTTATTTAAAAAACTTGAAAGTTCCAAAATGAGTCGATTTGGGTTACCCATTATCATAGCCATATGTACTTGTCTAGTAATTTTGGATTTTGTCTTTCATGGAATTGTTTATTCAATCCTGCCAGAAAGGGTCCAATCGATTTCTTTAAACAGTGATACGTTCACAGAACGTATGGTAATGGCCAAGGACGCATTACGTGCCAGTAAAGATTCACTGTTAGTTGGTTTTGGCGGGCAGGGATGGTCAGTATTATTTACAGACTATCAATCGCTTCCATATCAAGCGAATAATATACATAATGGCTATTTAGAATGGCTGATTAATTCGGGGGTTATTGGCCTCCTTGTGTTCATTGGTATATTCGTATTTCTAATCATAAAGATGATGAAAAAGCGGTCCTCTAAAGAGAGAACCCCCATGCAGATGTCTGTTTTTCTAGCGGTACTAATGATTTTTATTCACAGCAGCGTGGATTTTAATTTTTCCTTTGGAACAGTTTGGTTCGTCCTATTAACGTTACTCGCATTGGGGTTACCACCAAATGAAAGTGGTAAAAATACTCGTACCCCTACAATTTTGATACAACTTACTGAAGGCCTGCTTATTTCATTTGTGTTACTTTCTTTAACGATTTCTTATCGTTTTTTTATGTCGAATCAGTTATTTTCACAAACAGTTGATCCTGAATCAGTAAATAGTAAACAGGGCTTGCTGACCAAATCAGTCCAATACAATCCTTATGATATTGAAAAGTGGAATGCACTAGGCATGTCTTTACTTGCGGATAAAGATAGTGGATCAAATGAAGCTGCCGGCAAGATTGCACAGAAAATAGTTTCGTTGGAAGGAAGTAACTCGACGGCAACTTTATATGCAGTGAACTTGTTTGAAAAAACGGGTATGAAATTAAGTGCAATCCGCTATTTAAACAGAGCAATAGAATTGGACAAGTTTAACATTTTGGTAAGGGAAAAAGATATTCAGCTTACAACTGAGATGGCTTTACAACAATTAAACCAAAGGGAAAAGGCTAATTCTATTAAACTGGCAAAAGTCGTGATAGCCCAATACGACAAGATTGAATTAGACGTAAAAGAATTGCAAAGAAAACTTCCAAGCGACCGTTTTAATGGTCGAAAATTTCATAGCTCTGAGAACATAAAATATTTTACGGCACTATCCTATTTTATTATGGGGAATTATGGTGATGTGAGCAAATTAGCAAATCCTCTCCTAAGCACTAAAAATAACCAAATAAAAAGTAAAGCAGCAGCTTTAGTATTTGTGGCAAATGAGCTTAACAATAGTGATAATAATGAAATAATAAGTAGGAAGATCAAAAATGATTTAGAATTTCAAAGTAATGTGAAGGAATTGAAAGAGCTGGCGTCCGTAGGAAAAACGAACTAA
- a CDS encoding penicillin-binding transpeptidase domain-containing protein: MEEKNKNSINIQKRKNRHLILYSMVGLLFVIGIIFTILQFRFINQTINNHGSITYYDNTGTKMLTIKKKPISINEIPKRELALLNTTGESYLRSYIIEQIFNGNQKGILTNLKKETAKLYFTVFVDEKELVNYYLNELDFKTGIIGMGTAAEYFFRKQVNELDSLEWSYLLALEKISHNQIIDENNEQVRDYMKEVLEEYYKTGVLSKDEFNNDKKDFPHFLETMLTHKYAYCYSYLQYAYSELIESNNTPIHSNLAIYLNIDQKVQKELFNQYIKKDNFPKSQNQDNGIESSMVIVNHKNGELVAMMGSRNPFAKVLNRVDHPRQPASTMKPLVVYGPAMELGWKRDDRLKDVPFRIGTFQPLNYDYIYRKEVSLEEGLVMSYNVPTVWLLQQIGLHTGLEYLKKFKVFTVDIRDSFPIALGFLQNGASPLEMVKAYSAISNRGQLVSGGTLKKIEIANGEVTLPEKKPKQYRVFSERTSEELVSLLTAVVERGTGKSAYIEGEQVYGKTGTNSNDGWFIGGVENYTAAVWVGNERMKPDQKQEVSGGSYPAALFKNVMSEVIK, translated from the coding sequence ATGGAAGAAAAAAATAAAAATAGCATAAACATCCAGAAGAGGAAAAACAGGCATTTAATTCTTTATAGTATGGTTGGTCTCCTTTTTGTAATAGGTATTATTTTTACCATTCTACAATTTAGATTTATCAACCAAACTATTAATAACCATGGTTCAATTACCTATTACGATAACACTGGTACCAAAATGTTGACAATAAAGAAAAAACCTATTTCTATAAATGAAATTCCAAAGAGGGAATTAGCTCTATTAAATACGACTGGAGAAAGCTACCTACGTTCCTATATTATTGAACAAATTTTTAATGGAAATCAGAAGGGGATACTGACCAACTTAAAGAAGGAAACGGCGAAGCTTTACTTTACGGTTTTCGTCGATGAGAAAGAATTAGTAAACTACTACCTAAATGAATTAGATTTCAAAACTGGCATAATTGGGATGGGCACCGCGGCTGAATATTTTTTCCGAAAACAAGTGAATGAACTTGATTCTTTGGAATGGAGCTATTTGCTGGCCCTAGAGAAAATAAGTCATAACCAAATAATAGATGAGAATAATGAGCAGGTTCGGGATTATATGAAGGAAGTACTTGAAGAATACTACAAAACAGGGGTTCTTTCTAAAGACGAGTTCAATAATGATAAAAAGGACTTTCCTCATTTTCTTGAAACCATGCTCACTCATAAGTATGCCTATTGTTACTCTTATCTACAATATGCTTATTCTGAGCTAATAGAGTCGAATAATACTCCAATACATAGTAATTTGGCCATATACCTCAACATAGATCAAAAAGTTCAAAAGGAATTATTCAATCAATATATCAAAAAGGATAACTTTCCTAAAAGCCAGAATCAAGATAATGGGATTGAGAGTAGCATGGTAATCGTTAATCATAAAAATGGGGAACTAGTAGCCATGATGGGAAGTAGAAACCCCTTTGCTAAGGTGCTTAATCGTGTGGATCATCCTCGACAACCCGCTTCCACAATGAAGCCATTAGTTGTCTATGGCCCTGCAATGGAATTAGGCTGGAAGAGGGATGACAGATTAAAAGATGTGCCATTTCGAATTGGCACTTTTCAACCGTTAAATTATGATTATATCTACCGTAAGGAAGTTTCCCTCGAGGAAGGATTAGTGATGTCATATAATGTTCCGACGGTATGGTTACTCCAACAAATTGGCTTACATACGGGATTAGAATATTTAAAGAAATTTAAAGTGTTTACCGTTGATATAAGAGATAGCTTTCCTATTGCGCTTGGTTTTTTACAAAATGGAGCTTCACCATTGGAAATGGTAAAAGCGTATAGCGCTATTTCAAATCGTGGGCAATTGGTATCGGGTGGGACTTTGAAAAAAATTGAAATAGCTAACGGGGAAGTGACTCTTCCCGAGAAGAAACCTAAGCAGTATAGGGTTTTTTCCGAAAGAACTTCTGAAGAGCTCGTTAGTCTATTGACAGCAGTTGTCGAAAGGGGAACGGGGAAAAGCGCCTATATTGAGGGGGAACAGGTTTACGGAAAAACGGGTACGAACTCTAATGATGGCTGGTTTATCGGAGGCGTAGAAAATTATACAGCTGCTGTATGGGTTGGAAATGAAAGGATGAAGCCAGATCAAAAGCAAGAAGTATCTGGGGGTTCCTATCCTGCAGCACTTTTCAAGAATGTTATGTCTGAGGTCATTAAGTAA
- a CDS encoding cell wall-binding repeat-containing protein, protein MKKVLVIILSIYTICFYTYSSSAFAANNKEATKRIVIKMIDQKTISNFQFKSYNVQDKKKNIKILEVPQTESKNVLEALKQDSSIEFAEAEIQYHYLSTTNDEFFQNMQMKDFSLIQGPEAWDLFIPKKTPIVAVLDSGIDTSNPDLQHQIYKPYNIVEPGTPPFDDVGHGTHVAGIVGAETNNGIGVSSLSKGALIMPVKVGDANYISSIDIADGIYYAVDNGASIINISIGNNTNSLYIEDAINYAYSKGVLVVAAAGNEGTSKYSYPAALKSVVSVAGVDSQTDSLADFSSYGDWVSVAAPAVDIFSTYPTHLGTNAYEQMSGTSMASPMVASLAALLKNQDPDLSHNQIRWIMEYSSEPYNRSEYNQNGRINAYEALREYNDFSRIYGDTSVETSSQIAEMGWPEGPSNRILAPHEGDLNPNKLKQEGKFAILASNQSFPDSLSAGALSFTLDAPILLTYPNRLSQSTINTLQRHQITNVLVLGGPSAVSDSVLTGLKNQGFSINRLQGEDRFETAAEVNDYVGKTGGEVIIANGRNFPDALSVSSFSAKNQIPIVFVDRDNIAQSTKDFLNKYQFSKTIVIGGPEAVSENVLKQLPNPERIAGSDRFETNTKVINYFMGEQEMAGFIFATGRNYPDALAGGPFAAKMNYPLILTNIDMLPQSSDQYLQNRVENNHSYYDMITLGGNAALSSSLIWKIDRLFYGDYYQQAYSPSSRYQVKNKEMKTRFIKK, encoded by the coding sequence ATGAAGAAAGTACTAGTAATAATTCTTTCAATTTATACTATTTGTTTTTATACATATTCGTCAAGTGCATTTGCTGCTAATAATAAAGAAGCAACTAAACGGATTGTAATTAAAATGATAGACCAAAAGACAATAAGTAATTTTCAATTTAAAAGTTACAATGTTCAAGATAAAAAGAAAAATATAAAAATACTCGAAGTACCACAGACTGAATCTAAGAACGTATTAGAGGCTCTTAAACAAGATTCTAGCATTGAATTTGCTGAGGCTGAAATTCAATATCACTATTTAAGTACTACTAATGATGAATTCTTTCAAAACATGCAAATGAAGGATTTCTCTCTTATTCAAGGGCCAGAGGCATGGGATCTATTTATACCGAAGAAAACACCTATTGTCGCTGTTTTAGATTCTGGGATTGACACATCCAATCCAGATTTACAACATCAAATCTATAAACCATATAATATAGTGGAACCAGGTACTCCGCCTTTCGATGATGTTGGCCATGGAACACATGTTGCAGGTATTGTCGGAGCAGAAACGAACAATGGTATCGGCGTTTCTTCTCTTTCGAAGGGTGCCCTGATTATGCCAGTGAAAGTAGGAGATGCAAACTACATTAGTTCAATCGATATTGCAGATGGGATATATTATGCAGTCGATAACGGTGCAAGCATTATCAACATTAGCATTGGAAATAATACTAATAGTTTATATATAGAAGATGCTATTAATTATGCCTACTCTAAGGGTGTTCTCGTCGTTGCGGCGGCTGGAAATGAAGGTACCTCTAAATACTCTTATCCTGCAGCCTTAAAGAGTGTGGTTTCGGTTGCAGGGGTTGATAGCCAAACAGATAGCTTAGCAGATTTCTCTAGCTATGGGGATTGGGTATCTGTAGCCGCACCCGCTGTAGATATTTTTAGTACCTATCCTACTCATCTTGGCACTAATGCTTATGAGCAAATGAGTGGCACAAGTATGGCATCCCCAATGGTAGCCTCTTTAGCTGCCCTTTTAAAAAATCAAGACCCTGATTTATCCCATAATCAAATTCGTTGGATCATGGAATACTCAAGTGAACCTTATAATCGTTCTGAATACAATCAAAACGGTAGGATTAATGCATATGAAGCATTACGTGAATATAATGATTTCTCGCGGATTTATGGGGATACATCAGTAGAGACATCAAGCCAAATTGCAGAAATGGGTTGGCCTGAAGGCCCTTCTAATCGGATATTGGCTCCACATGAGGGAGATCTCAATCCTAATAAATTAAAACAGGAAGGGAAATTTGCTATCCTTGCAAGTAATCAAAGTTTTCCAGATAGTCTATCAGCAGGTGCGCTTTCATTTACATTGGATGCACCTATTCTATTAACTTATCCTAATCGTTTAAGCCAATCGACTATAAATACACTTCAACGTCATCAAATTACTAATGTATTAGTCCTGGGTGGACCAAGTGCTGTTTCAGATAGTGTACTTACCGGTCTAAAAAACCAGGGCTTTTCAATCAACCGGTTGCAAGGGGAAGACCGGTTTGAAACTGCAGCAGAGGTAAACGATTATGTGGGTAAAACAGGGGGAGAAGTCATTATAGCCAATGGCCGGAATTTTCCTGATGCACTGTCAGTATCCTCTTTCTCAGCTAAGAATCAAATCCCGATTGTTTTTGTGGATCGGGATAATATAGCTCAATCCACGAAAGACTTTTTAAATAAATATCAATTCAGTAAAACAATTGTAATCGGGGGACCTGAAGCAGTCTCTGAAAATGTTTTAAAGCAGCTACCTAATCCAGAAAGAATTGCAGGTTCTGACAGATTTGAGACAAATACAAAAGTAATTAATTACTTTATGGGTGAACAAGAAATGGCTGGTTTTATCTTTGCTACTGGAAGAAACTATCCAGACGCCCTTGCTGGGGGGCCTTTTGCAGCGAAGATGAATTATCCACTAATTCTGACAAACATCGATATGCTCCCACAATCAAGCGATCAGTACTTACAAAATAGAGTGGAAAATAATCATTCATATTATGATATGATAACTTTAGGTGGAAACGCAGCCCTCTCCTCTTCACTGATTTGGAAGATAGATAGATTATTTTATGGTGATTACTATCAACAAGCCTACTCACCATCATCTCGCTACCAGGTAAAAAATAAAGAAATGAAAACAAGGTTTATAAAAAAATAA
- a CDS encoding transposase domain-containing protein, with product MRPSVVGRKNWIHSVSEAGAKANAICLSIAETAKANNVDFYRYLLKLLTDLTNLDIYQSPEVLNQYMPWSKMIRAECGY from the coding sequence ATACGCCCGAGTGTGGTGGGTCGAAAAAACTGGATCCACTCTGTTAGCGAAGCCGGTGCAAAAGCCAACGCTATCTGTTTAAGTATCGCAGAAACTGCAAAAGCAAACAATGTGGATTTCTATCGTTATCTTTTGAAGTTACTGACAGATTTAACGAATCTAGATATCTATCAAAGCCCGGAAGTTTTAAATCAATACATGCCCTGGTCGAAAATGATCCGAGCGGAATGTGGCTACTAA
- a CDS encoding tyrosine-type recombinase/integrase, with translation MLWSGATVSEALNVKIKDLEIATKDPFVIILGKGNNPRCVPLLDITVENLDYYLSVYHPTRSPEDYLFYTVIKGTKDSMSVADAEHFIKKYGEAARRACSQVPKNVYPHLFRHSFGAHLYRMGYSLPVIAKLLDHESLETTEIYTQTDAEMINEAFRKVEESLQSQNSLQLKKPLPSNTD, from the coding sequence ATACTGTGGAGCGGAGCAACGGTTTCGGAAGCGCTTAATGTAAAGATTAAGGATTTAGAAATTGCTACAAAGGATCCTTTTGTAATAATTTTGGGTAAAGGAAATAATCCGAGGTGCGTGCCTTTACTTGATATCACAGTAGAAAATTTAGATTATTACCTTTCGGTTTATCATCCTACTAGGTCACCTGAAGATTATCTTTTTTACACTGTTATTAAAGGCACAAAGGACAGTATGTCCGTTGCAGATGCGGAACACTTCATAAAAAAATATGGTGAAGCTGCTCGTAGGGCATGTAGTCAGGTCCCTAAAAATGTGTACCCGCATCTTTTCAGACATAGTTTTGGTGCTCATTTGTACAGAATGGGGTATTCATTGCCGGTGATTGCAAAACTGCTTGATCACGAATCGTTGGAAACTACAGAAATATATACACAAACGGATGCGGAGATGATAAATGAAGCCTTTAGGAAAGTGGAAGAGTCTTTACAAAGTCAAAACTCATTACAGTTGAAGAAACCCTTGCCAAGTAATACGGATTGA
- a CDS encoding cell wall-binding repeat-containing protein, whose protein sequence is MENYLQKTLALTVTRNTGKDRFETAANIAKAMGGGSTDTVVVNGRNYPDALSIAPYAAQGGLPILLTDAETMPSATAEILQGKSHTLVIGRTNVISDSIFRKLPGARRIAGNDRYETSLLVSQNMAKDYVFIASGTNFPDALSGSVLAAAYGKLILLTRPNVLSEELKGLLRDQEVLTVSILGGPGSVSKQVEQDLLSVIRSIE, encoded by the coding sequence GTGGAAAATTACTTACAAAAAACACTTGCGCTTACTGTAACTCGGAATACAGGAAAGGACCGCTTTGAGACTGCTGCCAACATTGCAAAAGCAATGGGTGGCGGAAGTACTGATACAGTTGTTGTAAACGGGAGAAACTACCCTGACGCTCTTTCGATTGCACCTTATGCAGCACAAGGCGGCCTTCCGATTCTATTGACAGATGCTGAGACAATGCCATCTGCAACAGCCGAGATTCTTCAAGGAAAATCCCATACGTTAGTTATCGGAAGAACAAATGTAATTTCAGATTCTATTTTTCGCAAACTGCCTGGAGCTAGAAGAATTGCCGGAAATGACCGATATGAAACCTCTTTATTAGTTTCTCAGAATATGGCTAAAGACTATGTTTTTATTGCGAGTGGAACAAACTTTCCTGATGCATTATCCGGATCCGTTCTAGCTGCAGCGTATGGAAAACTAATTTTGCTCACTCGGCCAAACGTTCTTTCAGAAGAGTTAAAAGGTCTCCTCAGAGATCAGGAGGTATTAACCGTTTCCATTTTAGGTGGGCCGGGGTCAGTAAGCAAGCAAGTGGAACAAGATTTATTGAGTGTTATAAGATCGATAGAATAA